The Bosea beijingensis genome contains the following window.
TCGATGTCGATCCGCAAAGCTTCCTTTGAAGAGCTGAAAGGCGCGGCAAAATCGCCGCTTATGATGGGCAATCAGCGATTGCGCGGCCCGGAACCACATGCTATCGCACCGCCACATTTCGGTCGCGAAGTCGTCTTGCCGGCTTCGCGCCTATGATACTCGCAGCGTCGGGACCATGCACTCCACCTTCGTCTTGAAGGTCGCCGGTGCGGTTCCTTGAAACGAGAGACGGGAAGCGTGGCTGAAGGCGGATCGCAGGGGACATTGGTGTCGGGCGTAGCTCAGCGCTATGCCACCGCTTTGTTCGAGCTGGCTGAGGAGGCGGGTGCGATCGACACCGTCGCGGCGGCTCTGGATAGCTTCAACGGCCTGCTCGCCGAGAGCGAGGACCTCCGCCGCCTGATCGAGAGCCCGGCCTTCACCGCCGAGGAGCAGGTCGCGGCGATCAAGGCCGTGCTCGAGAAGGCCGGTATCACCGGCCTCGCCGCCAATTTCATCGGCTTCGTCGCCAGCAAGCGCCGTCTCTTCGCGCTGCCGGGCATGATCGCCGGCTACAAGCGTCTGGTCGCCGAGGCCAAGGGCATCGTCTCCGCCGAGGTGACGGTCGCCGAGGAGCCCACGGCCAAGCGCGTCGACGAGATCCGCGCGGCGCTGAAGGGCGTCGCCGGCAAGGATGTCGACGTCTCGATCAAGATCGACCCGGCCCTGATCGGCGGGCTCATCGTCAAGATGGGCTCCCGCATGGTCGACGCCTCGCTGAAAACCAAACTCAACTCAATTCGTCTTGCCATGAAAGAGGTCGGCTGATGGACATCCGCCCCGCTGAAATCTCCGCCATCCTGAAGGCCCAGATTTCGAACTTCGGCTCGGAAGCTTCGGTCACCGAAGTCGGCCAGGTTCTCTCCGTCGGCGACGGCATCGCCCGCGTCTACGGCCTCGACAAGGTCCAGGCCGGTGAGATGGTCGAGTTCGAATCCGGCGTGCGCGGCATGGCGCTCAACCTCGAGAGCGACAATGTCGGCGTCGTGATCTTCGGTTCCGACCGTGACATCAAGGAAGGCCAGACCGTCAAGCGCACCGGCGCCATCGTCGACGTTCCCGTCGGCAAGGAGCTGCTCGGCCGCGTCGTCGACGCTCTCGGCAACCCGATCGACGGCAAGGGCCCGATCAAGGCCAAGGCCCGCGCCCGCGTCGACGTCAAGGCGCCCGGCATCATCCCGCGCAAGTCGGTGCATGAGCCGATGGCGACCGGCCTCAAGGCGGTCGACGCCCTGATCCCGATCGGCCGTGGCCAGCGCGAGCTGATTATCGGCGACCGCCAGACCGGCAAGACCGCCGTGGCGCTCGACACGATCCTGAACCAGAAGCCGCTGAACGTCGAAGGCGCCCCGGAGAGCCAGAAGCTCTACTGCGTTTACGTCGCCGTCGGCCAGAAGCGTTCGACCGTCGCCCAGCTCGTGAAGGTGCTCGAGGAGCGCGGCGCGCTGGAGTACTCGATCGTCGTGGCGGCCACCGCCTCCGACCCGGCCCCGATGCAGTTCCTGGCGCCGTTCGCCGGATGCTCGATGGGCGAGTTCTTCCGCGACAACGGCATGCACGCCGTCATCATCTATGACGACCTGTCGAAGCAGGCCGTCGCTTACCGCCAGATGTCGCTGCTGCTGCGCCGCCCGCCGGGCCGCGAGGCCTATCCGGGCGACGTGTTCTATCTTCACTCCCGCTTGCTCGAGCGCGCGGCGAAGATGGGCGAGGCCGCCGGCCTTGGCTCGCTGACGGCGCTGCCGGTCATCGAGACGCAGGCGAACGACGTGTCTGCCTACATC
Protein-coding sequences here:
- a CDS encoding F0F1 ATP synthase subunit delta, which gives rise to MAEGGSQGTLVSGVAQRYATALFELAEEAGAIDTVAAALDSFNGLLAESEDLRRLIESPAFTAEEQVAAIKAVLEKAGITGLAANFIGFVASKRRLFALPGMIAGYKRLVAEAKGIVSAEVTVAEEPTAKRVDEIRAALKGVAGKDVDVSIKIDPALIGGLIVKMGSRMVDASLKTKLNSIRLAMKEVG
- the atpA gene encoding F0F1 ATP synthase subunit alpha, whose translation is MDIRPAEISAILKAQISNFGSEASVTEVGQVLSVGDGIARVYGLDKVQAGEMVEFESGVRGMALNLESDNVGVVIFGSDRDIKEGQTVKRTGAIVDVPVGKELLGRVVDALGNPIDGKGPIKAKARARVDVKAPGIIPRKSVHEPMATGLKAVDALIPIGRGQRELIIGDRQTGKTAVALDTILNQKPLNVEGAPESQKLYCVYVAVGQKRSTVAQLVKVLEERGALEYSIVVAATASDPAPMQFLAPFAGCSMGEFFRDNGMHAVIIYDDLSKQAVAYRQMSLLLRRPPGREAYPGDVFYLHSRLLERAAKMGEAAGLGSLTALPVIETQANDVSAYIPTNVISITDGQIFLETDLFYQGIRPAVNVGLSVSRVGSSAQTKATKKVAGKIKGELAQYREMAAFAQFGSDLDAVTQRLLNRGARLTELLKQPQFSPLKMEEQVVVIYAGVNGYLDALPVSKVRAFEDGLLALVRGKHADMLNEIGSSKDLSDANAAKLKDIVAGFAKSFA